A section of the Humulus lupulus chromosome 2, drHumLupu1.1, whole genome shotgun sequence genome encodes:
- the LOC133815609 gene encoding uncharacterized protein LOC133815609: protein MSWFFNKRESLKKWIHPVGKRILQVVERNKNIAKNCLTTRAATYQFQVDCPNNESFDVDLQRRTCSFRRFQLTGIPFGHSLAAIWTSGAEIMDYIHECYKKEIFLKAYAGIIYPMPSPEQWPEIGLNPIYPPFETNLPGRPKKSNRRESGEPPPSSTKTRRFGQIHLCKKCKQPGHISKTCPNPKNAQVPAQKKRGRPPAANPTEATKKRKERLTKQKTKLFSARGSQNSSQTA from the exons ATGAGTTGGTTTTTCAATAAGAGGGAAAGTCTGAAGAAGTGGATACATCCCGTGGGGAAAAGAATATTGCAAGTTGTGGAGAGGAACAAGAATATTGCCAAGAATTGTCTAACTACTAGGGCTGCAACTTATCAATTTCAAGTTGACTGCCCAAACAATGAGTCATTTGATGTTGATTTGCAAAGAAGGACTTGCAGTTTCCGAAGATTTCAACTCACTGGTATCCCGTTTGGTCACTCACTAGCTGCCATATGGACAAGTGGGGCAGAGATAATGGACTATATCCATGAATGTTATAAGAAAGAGATATTTCTGAAAGCTTATGCAGGAATCATATACCCTATGCCAAGCCCAGAGCAGTGGCCAGAGATTGGTTTGAACCCTATATACCCACCTTTTGAAACTAATCTGCCAGGGAGACCAAAAAAGTCCAATAGAAGAGAGTCTGGTGAACCACCCCCAAGTTCAACAAAAACTCGAAGGTTTGGTCAGATCCACTTGTGCAAAAAGTGCAAACAGCCAGGCCACATAAGCAAAACATGCCCCAACCCAAAAAATGCTCAG GTTCCTGCTCAAAAGAAAAGGGGTAGGCCACCGGCTGCAAATCCCACTGAagcaacaaagaaaagaaaagaacgatTGACAAAGCAAAAAACAAAGCTTTTCTCAGCAAGGGGGTCCCAGAACTCGAGCCAGACAGCATGA